In Tachysurus vachellii isolate PV-2020 chromosome 12, HZAU_Pvac_v1, whole genome shotgun sequence, the following are encoded in one genomic region:
- the jdp2b gene encoding jun dimerization protein 2 isoform X2, with protein sequence MMPSLTPFVGFPASTLSEQLKLAEIFSLQAAMTPSELTLTGKRRLSLLQSEMTDEEERRKRRREKNKVAAARCRSKKKERTDFLQLESERLEVVNTVLKSQIEELKQERQRLIHMLNLHRPTCIVRRDSIQTPESEKNLLLEQISPS encoded by the exons ATGATGCCGTCTCTGACTCCATTCGTGGGTTTTCCCGCCTCCACACTGAGTGAGCAGCTAAAACTGGCTGAGATCTTCAGTCTGCAGGCTGCCATGACCCCCAGTGAGCTCACACTCACGGGCAAGAGACGACTCAGCCTTCTCCAGAgcgag ATGACTGatgaggaagagaggagaaaaaggaggagagagaagaatAAAGTTGCAGCGGCACGTTGTCGCAGCAAGAAGAAGGAGAGAACCGACTTCCTTCAGCTA gaATCAGAGCGGTTGGAGGTCGTAAACACCGTGCTGAAGTCTCAAATTGAGGAACTGAAGCAGGAACGTCAGCGTCTCATCCACATGCTAAACCTCCACCGTCCAACCTGCATCGTCCGCAGAGACAGCATCCAGACCCCTGAGAGTGAGAAGAACCTGCTGCTGGAGCAGATCTCGCCATCGTGA
- the jdp2b gene encoding jun dimerization protein 2 isoform X1 encodes MSTKETGAGYKHRTRVMMPSLTPFVGFPASTLSEQLKLAEIFSLQAAMTPSELTLTGKRRLSLLQSEMTDEEERRKRRREKNKVAAARCRSKKKERTDFLQLESERLEVVNTVLKSQIEELKQERQRLIHMLNLHRPTCIVRRDSIQTPESEKNLLLEQISPS; translated from the exons ATGAGCACGAAGGAGACAGGAGCTGGTTATAAACACAGGACAAG AGTGATGATGCCGTCTCTGACTCCATTCGTGGGTTTTCCCGCCTCCACACTGAGTGAGCAGCTAAAACTGGCTGAGATCTTCAGTCTGCAGGCTGCCATGACCCCCAGTGAGCTCACACTCACGGGCAAGAGACGACTCAGCCTTCTCCAGAgcgag ATGACTGatgaggaagagaggagaaaaaggaggagagagaagaatAAAGTTGCAGCGGCACGTTGTCGCAGCAAGAAGAAGGAGAGAACCGACTTCCTTCAGCTA gaATCAGAGCGGTTGGAGGTCGTAAACACCGTGCTGAAGTCTCAAATTGAGGAACTGAAGCAGGAACGTCAGCGTCTCATCCACATGCTAAACCTCCACCGTCCAACCTGCATCGTCCGCAGAGACAGCATCCAGACCCCTGAGAGTGAGAAGAACCTGCTGCTGGAGCAGATCTCGCCATCGTGA
- the si:ch211-153j24.3 gene encoding protein c-Fos, which produces MPKTGSSSRGQLSDKEALAQSSDNGPFVPTVTAIATAPDLKWMVLSTDISSVGDKQKKTHTPQKKIHTPQKKTHTPQKKAHTPQLKKEPETGPGFTVGRRKAQKEQLSPEEEERRRLRRERNKLAAAKCRDRRRQLTDSLQAETDSLEEEKAALEEEISSLMKEKEQLELLIMSHKPNCKIPTETEEEEKEEMQVPDETTQKKSQVLHVTSAVTSSENLEKMAASPVPLHQEPVISGDSDVLLCSSAELEPYIDIKDVAMEEFGSKMEYDDDDMDLLVPDIDLSASLGLSEWETLYMSMGGNLEPLTFDFSQGEECEGGKTKPAAENSTLLKL; this is translated from the exons ATGCCTAAAACCGGGTCCTCGTCTCGCGGCCAGCTGTCTGACAAGGAGGCGCTCGCGCAG agcTCCGACAATGGTCCCTTCGTCCCCACGGTTACTGCCATCGCCACGGCGCCTGATCTGAAGTGGATGGTCTTGTCCACTGACATTTCATCAGTTGGAGACAAGcagaaaaagacacacacacctcagaagAAGATACACACACCTCAGAAGAAGACGCACACACCCCAGAAGAAGGCACACACTCCTCAGCTGAAGAAAGAACCTGAGACAGGTCCTGGGTTCACTGTTGGCCGGAGGAAAGCACAGAAAGAGCAG CTGTCTcctgaagaggaggagaggaggagactCCGGAGAGAGAGGAACAAACTCGCAGCCGCAAAGTGCAGAGACCGCCGACGTCAACTGACCGACAGCCTGCAGgct gAGACAGATAgtctggaggaggagaaggcTGCTCTGGAGGAAGAGATCAGCAGTCTGATGAAGGAGAAAGAGCAGCTGGAGCTTCTGATCATGTCCCATAAACCAAACTGTAAAATCCCCActgagacagaggaagaagagaaagaggaaatgcAGGTTCCTGATGAAACAACTCAGAAAAAGTCTCAGGTTCTTCACGTCACATCAGCCGtg aCCTCTTCTGAGAATCTAGAGAAGATGGCCGCCTCTCCTGTTCCTCTTCACCAAGAGCCTGTGATCTCAGGAGATTCAGACGTGCTGCTGTGCTCCAGCGCTGAGTTGGAGCCCTACATCGACATCAAGGATGTGGCCATGGAGGAGTTTGGATCCAAAATGGAGTATGATGACGATGACATGGACCTGCTGGTACCCGACATCGACTTAAGTGCCTCTCTGGGCCTCAGCGAGTGGGAAACGCTCTACATGAGCATGGGAGGAAATCTGGAGCCACTAACATTTGATTTCAGTCAGGGCGAGGAGTGTGAGGGTGGGAAAACAAAACCTGCAGCCGAAAACTCCACCCTGCTGAAGTTATGA
- the fosab gene encoding v-fos FBJ murine osteosarcoma viral oncogene homolog Ab: protein MFSTIGTDLTYSSMSPVNTTEDFTDLTVSGASFVPTVTAISSSPDLQWMVQSVVSSMAPSESRVHPYSSNTTFSRAKTVKTASGNKAQGSTGRRGKIDQFAIVEDEKKRVRRERNKIAAAKCRNRRRELTDTLQTETDKLEDEKSSLQNDIANLLKEKERLEFILAAHSPICKIPSQMDSSFTEPSVSPASSESKVMSGPSMLNNTTTTTTSVKLSDLESSLEASLDLFSKSEADTARSVPDIDLSNSVYTAQDWEPLYTPAILDLEPLCTPVVTCTPTCTSYTSSFVFSYPESNSFSSCAQLHRRESSSNDQSSDSLNSPTMLTL, encoded by the exons ATGTTTTCCACCATCGGTACCGACCTGACTTACAGCAGCATGTCTCCTGTCAATACTACAGAG gatttcacGGACCTCACAGTCTCAGGAGCTTCCTTTGTGCCCACCGTCACAGCCATCTCCTCCAGCCCAGACCTGCAGTGGATGGTTCAGTCTGTGGTGTCGTCCATGGCTCCGTCTGAGAGCAGGGTTCATCCCTACTCCTCCAACACGACTTTCTCCAGAGCCAAAACGGTGAAGACTGCGAGCGGAAACAAGGCTCAAGGTTCCACTGGCCGCAGGGGCAAAATCGACCAG tttgctaTAGTGGAGGACGAAAAGAAGCGTGTTCGTCGTGAAAGAAACAAGATCGCTGCGGCTAAATGCCGTAACAGGAGACGTGAGCTGACAGACACCCTGCAAACC GAAACAGACAAGCTGGAGGACGAGAAATCGTCTCTGCAGAACGACATCGCTAATCTCCTGAAGGAGAAGGAACGTCTCGAGTTCATCCTGGCCGCACATTCTCCCATCTGTAAGATCCCATCCCAGATGGACTCATCCTTCACCGAACCCTCCGTCTCGCCGGCTTCATCTGAAAGCAAAGTGATGTCTGGACCTTCCATGCtgaacaacaccaccaccaccaccacctctgtTAAGCTCTCTGACCTCGAGTCCAGTCTGGAAGCTTCGCTTGATCTTTTTAGCAAATCTGAGGCAGACACGGCACGTTCAGTGCCAGACATCGACCTGTCCAACTCTGTGTACACCGCACAGGACTGGGAGCCACTTTACACACCGGCCATCCTGGACCTGGAGCCTCTGTGCACGCCCGTGGTCACCTGCACACCCACCTGCACGTCCTACACGTCTTCGTTCGTCTTCTCGTACCCAGAGAGCAACTCCTTCTCCAGCTGTGCACAGCTTCACCGTCGTGAAAGCAGCAGCAACGATCAGTCGTCCGATTCGCTCAACTCACCCACTATGCTCACACTAtga